A genomic stretch from Thauera sp. GDN1 includes:
- a CDS encoding PQQ-dependent dehydrogenase, methanol/ethanol family translates to MLIALAAAGTLAAQAVAIAAAPPSPSTAVASEWPRHGLDAAETRFSPLSAIDTDNVGRLGLAWHFRFDRPRGVEATPIMVDGTLFVTGPWGVVYALDARSGRLKWQHDPEVPAGKGMHACCDVVNRGVAVEDGRVFVATTDGRLQALDAQDGRLLWSTRTFDIETPYTITGAPRVARGLVVIGNGGAEYGVRGFVSAYDAQTGALRWRFYTVPANPADGQDGAISDHPLEELALPTWTGEWWRHGGGGTVWDSMAWDPELDLLYFGVGNGSPHDRDVRSPGGGDNLFLSSIVAVRASTGEYVWHYQTTPGDSWDYTATQHMILTELEIGGRPRKVLMQAPKNGFFYVLDRSTGELLSADKYVTVNWASHVDPASGRPVETEGARYPAGQPFLVQPSQLGGHNWQPMAWSPATGLVYIPAQENTGFMMKEPGFRHEPGRWNTGVLNPPMPPDPAVLEQAKASMHGHLLAWNPVRRTAAWRVAHPGSWNGGVLATAGGLVFQGIGGEGLTAFDARDGRRLWQSDTWLDILGGPISYTLDGEQYIAAAAGFGSSMHITSSALLPRTGAPVPGGLFVWKLDGKAAMPQPTQRPRAAPPPDTGTEAEIAHGAARYARYCMQCHGAGAVAGGGMPDLRQSPYLGEAALFRRPLLDGLLAARGMPGFAETLTTADADAIRHYIIRMAHIFARLPAKD, encoded by the coding sequence ATGCTCATCGCGCTCGCTGCCGCCGGCACCCTCGCCGCGCAGGCCGTGGCGATCGCTGCCGCGCCACCCTCCCCGTCCACCGCCGTCGCCAGCGAATGGCCACGGCATGGCCTCGACGCCGCCGAGACCCGCTTCAGCCCGCTGTCGGCGATCGACACCGACAACGTCGGGCGCCTGGGCCTGGCCTGGCACTTCCGCTTCGACCGCCCGCGCGGGGTCGAGGCGACGCCGATCATGGTCGACGGCACGCTCTTCGTCACCGGGCCGTGGGGCGTGGTGTATGCGCTCGACGCGCGCAGCGGCCGGCTCAAGTGGCAGCACGACCCCGAGGTGCCGGCCGGCAAGGGCATGCACGCCTGCTGCGACGTGGTCAATCGCGGCGTGGCGGTGGAGGACGGGCGCGTCTTCGTCGCCACCACCGACGGTCGCCTGCAGGCCCTGGACGCCCAGGACGGCCGCCTGCTGTGGTCGACGCGGACCTTCGACATCGAGACGCCCTACACCATCACCGGCGCACCGCGGGTCGCGCGCGGCCTGGTGGTGATCGGCAACGGCGGCGCCGAGTACGGCGTGCGCGGCTTCGTCTCGGCCTATGACGCGCAGACCGGCGCGCTGCGCTGGCGTTTCTACACCGTGCCGGCCAACCCGGCAGACGGCCAGGACGGGGCAATCTCCGACCACCCCCTCGAGGAGCTCGCCCTGCCGACCTGGACGGGGGAATGGTGGCGCCACGGCGGTGGGGGCACGGTGTGGGATTCGATGGCCTGGGACCCGGAGCTCGACCTGCTCTACTTCGGCGTCGGCAACGGCTCGCCCCACGACCGCGACGTCCGCAGCCCCGGCGGCGGCGACAACCTGTTCCTGTCCTCGATCGTCGCGGTCCGCGCCAGCACCGGCGAATACGTCTGGCACTACCAGACGACGCCCGGCGACAGCTGGGACTACACCGCCACCCAGCACATGATCCTGACCGAGCTGGAGATCGGGGGCCGCCCGCGCAAGGTGCTGATGCAGGCGCCCAAGAACGGCTTCTTCTACGTCCTCGACCGCAGCACCGGCGAACTGCTGTCCGCCGACAAGTACGTCACGGTGAATTGGGCGAGCCACGTCGACCCCGCCAGCGGCCGTCCGGTGGAGACCGAAGGCGCGCGCTACCCCGCCGGCCAGCCCTTTCTGGTCCAGCCCTCGCAGCTCGGCGGACACAACTGGCAGCCGATGGCGTGGAGCCCGGCCACCGGTCTGGTCTATATCCCGGCCCAGGAAAACACCGGCTTCATGATGAAGGAGCCCGGCTTCCGCCATGAGCCCGGGCGCTGGAACACCGGCGTGCTCAATCCGCCGATGCCGCCCGACCCCGCCGTACTCGAACAGGCCAAAGCCTCGATGCACGGCCATCTGCTGGCCTGGAACCCGGTGCGCCGAACGGCGGCCTGGCGTGTCGCCCATCCAGGCTCCTGGAACGGCGGCGTGCTCGCCACCGCCGGCGGGCTGGTGTTCCAGGGCATAGGCGGCGAGGGGCTGACCGCATTCGACGCGCGTGACGGCCGCCGCCTGTGGCAGTCCGACACCTGGCTCGACATTCTCGGCGGCCCGATCAGCTACACGCTCGATGGCGAACAGTACATCGCCGCAGCGGCCGGCTTCGGCAGCTCCATGCACATCACCTCCAGCGCCCTGCTGCCGCGCACGGGCGCTCCGGTGCCGGGCGGCCTGTTCGTGTGGAAGCTGGACGGCAAGGCCGCCATGCCGCAGCCGACGCAGCGGCCGCGCGCGGCGCCTCCGCCCGACACCGGCACCGAAGCCGAGATCGCGCACGGCGCGGCGCGTTACGCGCGCTACTGCATGCAGTGCCATGGGGCCGGGGCAGTGGCCGGCGGAGGGATGCCCGACCTGCGCCAGTCACCGTACCTGGGCGAGGCCGCGCTGTTCCGCCGCCCGCTGCTCGACGGCCTGCTCGCCGCGCGCGGCATGCCCGGCTTCGCGGAGACCCTGACGACGGCGGACGCCGACGCGATCCGTCACTACATCATTCGCATGGCGCACATCTTCGCCCGGCTGCCGGCGAAGGACTGA
- a CDS encoding CoA-transferase yields MNKLMTTADVVAQLRDGMTIGFGGWGPRRKPMAIVREILRSDVKDLTVVSYGGPDVGMLCAAGKVKKLIFGFATLDAIPLEPWYRKVRESGALELMELDEGMWQWGLRAAGMRVPFLPTRCGLATDVTKLNPELKTIQSPYADGEVLLAMPALKLDVALVHVNVADRLGNTLIQGGDPYFDHLVARAADACYVSAERVEERLALTPEQARFNTFERYLVKGVVHAPCGAHPTTCAPEYGWDMGHFKRYVASAAEEGGWQAYMDEFVTPGEAAYQDKNGGIERMGKLPLPVF; encoded by the coding sequence ATGAACAAGCTGATGACGACGGCCGATGTCGTCGCCCAATTGCGCGATGGCATGACCATCGGTTTCGGTGGCTGGGGGCCGCGGCGCAAGCCGATGGCGATCGTGCGCGAGATCCTGCGCTCGGACGTCAAGGACCTCACCGTGGTGTCGTACGGCGGTCCGGACGTGGGCATGCTGTGCGCCGCCGGCAAGGTGAAGAAGCTGATCTTCGGCTTCGCCACGCTCGATGCCATCCCGCTCGAGCCCTGGTATCGCAAGGTGCGTGAATCCGGCGCGCTCGAGCTGATGGAGCTCGATGAAGGCATGTGGCAGTGGGGCCTGCGCGCCGCCGGCATGCGCGTGCCCTTCCTGCCCACGCGTTGCGGCCTGGCCACCGATGTCACCAAGCTCAACCCCGAGCTCAAGACCATCCAGTCGCCCTATGCCGACGGCGAGGTGTTGCTGGCGATGCCGGCGCTCAAGCTCGACGTCGCGCTGGTGCACGTCAACGTTGCCGACCGGCTCGGCAACACCCTGATCCAGGGCGGCGACCCGTATTTCGACCATCTGGTCGCGCGTGCGGCGGACGCCTGCTACGTGTCGGCCGAGCGTGTCGAGGAGCGCCTGGCGCTCACCCCCGAGCAGGCCCGCTTCAACACCTTCGAGCGCTATCTGGTGAAGGGCGTGGTGCACGCGCCCTGCGGTGCGCACCCGACCACCTGCGCGCCCGAGTACGGCTGGGACATGGGCCACTTCAAGCGCTACGTCGCCAGCGCGGCGGAAGAGGGGGGCTGGCAGGCCTACATGGACGAGTTCGTCACCCCGGGCGAGGCTGCCTACCAGGACAAGAACGGCGGCATCGAGCGCATGGGCAAGCTGCCCCTGCCGGTGTTTTGA
- a CDS encoding acyl-CoA dehydrogenase family protein, whose product MDLAYTPRQKAFREEVRAWLAANLPRESLASYDTREGFEQHREWERKLFDARLSMVIWPEALGGRGCDLIEWLIFEEEYYGAGAPMRVNQNGQLLLGPTLIEFGTEAQKARFLPRMASSEDMWAQGWSEPNAGSDMAAITSKAILSADGSHYVVNGQKTWSTRASFADWLFGLFRSDPGSSRHHGLSYLAVPLDAPGVTIRPIQALNGKQAFAEIFFDDVKVPVENRIGDEGQGWHVAMATAGFERGLLLRSPARFQYTARKLVELYKAHREVADRDPSIRDAVIEAWTGTEAYALSAYHTVGRLAKGARIGAEASTNKIYWSELDLKMHETAMRILGPFAELTGDAPEAVEAARWLDGFLFAQAGPIYAGTNEIQRNIIAERMLGLPK is encoded by the coding sequence ATGGATCTCGCCTACACCCCCCGGCAGAAAGCCTTCCGCGAGGAAGTGCGCGCCTGGCTCGCGGCCAACCTGCCGCGCGAGTCGCTGGCCAGCTACGACACCCGCGAGGGCTTCGAGCAGCACCGCGAATGGGAGCGCAAGCTGTTCGACGCGCGCCTGTCGATGGTGATCTGGCCCGAGGCCCTCGGCGGCCGCGGTTGCGACCTCATCGAATGGCTGATCTTCGAGGAGGAGTATTACGGCGCCGGCGCACCGATGCGGGTGAACCAGAACGGCCAGTTGCTGCTCGGCCCGACGCTGATCGAGTTCGGCACCGAGGCGCAGAAGGCGCGCTTCCTGCCGCGCATGGCCTCGAGCGAGGACATGTGGGCGCAGGGCTGGTCCGAGCCCAACGCCGGATCGGACATGGCGGCGATCACCAGCAAGGCCATCCTGTCCGCCGACGGCAGCCATTACGTCGTCAATGGCCAGAAGACCTGGTCGACGCGGGCGAGCTTTGCCGACTGGCTGTTCGGCCTGTTCCGCAGCGATCCGGGCTCGAGCCGCCACCACGGCCTGTCCTACCTGGCGGTGCCGCTGGACGCGCCGGGCGTGACCATCCGCCCGATCCAGGCCCTCAACGGCAAGCAGGCCTTCGCCGAGATCTTCTTCGACGACGTCAAGGTGCCGGTGGAGAACCGCATCGGTGACGAAGGCCAGGGCTGGCACGTGGCGATGGCCACCGCCGGCTTCGAGCGCGGCCTCCTGCTGCGCTCGCCGGCACGGTTCCAGTACACCGCGCGCAAGCTGGTCGAGCTGTACAAGGCGCACCGCGAAGTCGCCGACCGCGACCCGAGCATCCGCGACGCGGTCATCGAGGCCTGGACGGGCACCGAGGCCTATGCACTGTCCGCCTACCACACCGTCGGCCGCCTGGCGAAGGGCGCGCGCATCGGTGCCGAGGCGAGCACCAACAAGATCTACTGGTCCGAGCTCGACCTGAAGATGCACGAGACCGCGATGCGCATCCTCGGCCCCTTCGCCGAGCTCACCGGCGACGCGCCGGAGGCGGTCGAGGCCGCGCGCTGGCTGGACGGCTTCCTGTTCGCCCAGGCCGGGCCGATCTATGCCGGCACCAACGAGATCCAGCGCAACATCATCGCCGAGCGCATGCTCGGCCTGCCGAAATAA
- a CDS encoding enoyl-CoA hydratase family protein, producing MSQAFQTTIDNGIAELVINKPPVNALDSSEWFALAHRIDELGHDPEVRVIVIRAEGRGFCAGVDIKELDAHPERIVAVNGGNYATFKAVHRNPVPVVVAVHGFVLGGGIGITGAADIVVASECATFALPEVDRGAMGGGAHLQRLFPVQKVRYLFFTGEKIGAREAERYGFIERVVPKAELREAALEIARKIAAKSPAMIRIAKEALNGIEDGNLEDKYRWEQGFTLQAYTSPDSAETRRAFVEKREAKF from the coding sequence GTGAGCCAGGCCTTCCAGACAACGATCGACAACGGCATCGCCGAACTCGTCATCAACAAACCCCCGGTCAACGCCCTCGACAGCAGCGAGTGGTTCGCGCTGGCGCACCGCATCGACGAACTCGGCCACGACCCCGAGGTGCGCGTGATCGTGATCCGCGCCGAGGGCCGCGGCTTCTGCGCCGGCGTCGACATCAAGGAGCTCGACGCCCACCCCGAGCGCATCGTCGCGGTCAACGGCGGCAACTACGCCACCTTCAAGGCGGTGCACCGCAACCCGGTGCCGGTCGTCGTCGCGGTGCACGGCTTCGTGCTCGGCGGCGGCATCGGCATCACCGGCGCAGCCGACATCGTGGTCGCGTCGGAGTGCGCCACCTTCGCGCTGCCCGAGGTCGACCGCGGCGCGATGGGCGGCGGCGCCCACCTGCAGCGCCTGTTCCCGGTGCAGAAGGTGCGCTACCTGTTCTTCACCGGCGAGAAGATCGGCGCGCGCGAGGCCGAGCGCTACGGCTTCATCGAGCGCGTCGTGCCCAAGGCCGAACTGCGCGAGGCCGCGCTCGAGATCGCCCGCAAGATCGCCGCCAAGAGCCCGGCCATGATCCGCATCGCCAAGGAGGCGTTGAACGGCATCGAGGACGGCAACCTGGAAGACAAGTACCGCTGGGAGCAGGGCTTCACGCTGCAGGCCTACACCAGCCCCGACTCGGCGGAGACCCGCCGCGCCTTTGTCGAGAAACGCGAAGCCAAGTTCTGA
- a CDS encoding OB-fold domain-containing protein codes for MSTNKPLPTPTAISAPYWNGLKEGRLTIPQCNSCGHWIFFPRRHCDKCWSQDLEWKQVEGAGTLYTYTLTRIPTLPDFADEMPQKMAVVELDEGVRINTTLIGLDESEIEVGMRVKPVFDKVKSDGTALLRFTAADKDFPARIDSTPAALAAAAGAQASAEPAAAKRQVRCDDEAAMKALVSDTFSAWSNQIVVDQALIDEFAKLSGDDYWIHTDPERARKQSPFGGTIAHGALVQVLQSRLRIPLDFEVVGFNNMVNYGSDRLRFPAPVPAGSRIHARSRVKSVEKLPKGMQLTMEIVTHVVGSERPSVINDLVILYM; via the coding sequence ATGTCGACCAACAAACCGCTGCCGACACCGACCGCGATCTCGGCACCGTACTGGAACGGCCTCAAGGAAGGCCGCCTCACGATCCCGCAATGCAATTCCTGCGGCCACTGGATCTTCTTTCCGCGCCGCCACTGCGACAAGTGCTGGTCGCAGGACCTGGAGTGGAAGCAGGTCGAGGGCGCCGGCACGCTCTACACCTACACCCTGACCCGCATCCCCACGCTGCCCGACTTCGCCGACGAGATGCCGCAGAAGATGGCGGTGGTCGAGCTCGACGAGGGCGTGCGCATCAACACCACGCTGATCGGCCTCGACGAGTCCGAGATCGAGGTCGGCATGCGGGTCAAGCCGGTGTTCGACAAGGTGAAGTCCGACGGCACCGCGCTGCTGCGCTTCACCGCGGCGGACAAGGATTTCCCGGCCCGCATCGACAGCACGCCCGCCGCGCTCGCCGCGGCGGCCGGAGCCCAGGCCAGCGCCGAGCCGGCGGCCGCGAAGCGCCAGGTGCGCTGCGACGACGAGGCGGCGATGAAGGCGCTGGTGAGCGACACCTTCTCGGCCTGGAGCAACCAGATCGTGGTCGATCAGGCGCTGATCGACGAATTCGCGAAGCTGTCGGGTGACGACTACTGGATCCACACCGACCCCGAGCGCGCGCGCAAGCAGAGCCCCTTCGGCGGCACCATCGCCCATGGCGCGCTGGTGCAGGTGCTGCAATCGCGGCTGCGTATCCCGCTCGATTTCGAGGTCGTCGGCTTCAACAACATGGTCAATTACGGTTCCGACCGCCTGCGCTTCCCGGCGCCGGTGCCGGCGGGTTCGCGCATCCACGCCCGGTCGCGGGTGAAGTCGGTCGAAAAACTGCCCAAGGGCATGCAGCTGACGATGGAGATCGTCACCCATGTCGTCGGCAGCGAGCGGCCGTCGGTCATCAACGATCTGGTCATCCTGTACATGTGA
- a CDS encoding thiolase family protein, producing MGLKGNAAIVGAAQYKPEKYATAPRMFHLEQVADLAGQALADAGLKAADIDGLVIHGPQFHEAQVFVPAMAAEYLGLSLNFAEVVDLGGCSSVAAVWRAAMAVEMGLCQAVLCVIPARMAPFGPDEDPSWMARAMRFGGHSTAFGAPEAEFDLPYGHMGQNTGYAMIAQRYAAKYGYDPVAMAKIAVDQRTNALANPDASFFGKPLSIEDVLASKMVAEPLRVLEIVMPVAGGAAVIVASKEVAARAKNRGACITGFGEHLYFKSPTYAAEMTDTPIGPAAERAFAMAGVKRSDIHAAQIYDCYTITVLLTLEDAGFAPKGEGMRWVREHDLTYKGNFPMNTHGGQLSFGQSGTAGGMSQVIEAFHQISGRAGERQLKRCDTVFVSGTGGVMSEQGALILQGA from the coding sequence ATGGGTCTCAAAGGAAACGCAGCAATCGTCGGCGCCGCGCAGTACAAGCCGGAGAAATACGCGACCGCGCCGCGGATGTTCCATCTGGAGCAGGTGGCCGATCTGGCGGGCCAGGCGCTGGCCGATGCGGGGCTGAAGGCCGCCGACATCGACGGCCTGGTGATCCATGGTCCGCAGTTCCACGAGGCGCAGGTCTTCGTGCCGGCGATGGCGGCCGAATACCTCGGCCTGTCGCTCAACTTCGCCGAGGTCGTCGACCTGGGTGGATGCTCGTCGGTGGCGGCGGTGTGGCGCGCGGCGATGGCGGTCGAGATGGGTCTTTGCCAGGCCGTGCTGTGCGTGATTCCCGCGCGCATGGCGCCCTTCGGGCCGGACGAGGATCCGAGCTGGATGGCTCGTGCGATGCGTTTCGGTGGCCACAGCACCGCCTTCGGCGCCCCCGAGGCGGAATTCGACCTGCCTTACGGCCACATGGGGCAGAACACCGGCTACGCGATGATCGCCCAGCGCTACGCGGCGAAGTACGGCTATGACCCGGTGGCGATGGCCAAGATCGCGGTCGATCAGCGCACCAATGCGCTCGCCAACCCGGACGCCAGCTTCTTCGGCAAGCCGCTTTCCATCGAGGACGTGCTCGCCAGCAAGATGGTGGCCGAGCCGCTGCGCGTGCTCGAGATCGTGATGCCGGTCGCCGGCGGCGCCGCCGTGATCGTCGCCTCGAAGGAAGTGGCAGCGCGGGCGAAGAACCGCGGCGCCTGCATCACCGGCTTCGGCGAGCACCTGTACTTCAAGTCGCCGACCTACGCGGCCGAAATGACCGACACGCCCATCGGCCCCGCGGCCGAGCGTGCCTTCGCGATGGCGGGCGTCAAGCGCAGCGACATCCACGCCGCGCAGATTTACGACTGCTACACCATCACCGTGCTGCTGACGCTCGAGGACGCCGGCTTCGCGCCCAAGGGCGAGGGCATGCGCTGGGTGCGCGAGCACGACCTGACCTACAAGGGCAACTTCCCGATGAACACCCACGGGGGCCAGCTCAGCTTCGGCCAGAGCGGCACCGCGGGCGGCATGTCGCAGGTCATCGAGGCCTTCCACCAGATTTCCGGCCGCGCCGGCGAGCGCCAGCTCAAGCGCTGCGACACCGTGTTCGTCTCGGGCACCGGTGGCGTGATGAGCGAGCAGGGCGCACTGATTCTCCAGGGAGCATGA
- a CDS encoding nitronate monooxygenase codes for MSHSAMNPDFSALLRTPLTERLGCRFPVIQTAMGWVADANLVIATTKAGGFGFLAGATIDADKIEGEIQKVIAATGGSNFGLNFHMFQENAGQCVDLAIQYKLRAVSYGRGPDKKTIARFKEAGVLCIPTVGALKHAIKAVELGADMITIQGGEGGGHTGGVPTTILLPQVLAAVKVPVIAAGGYSTGRGLAAALAAGAAGIAMGTRFLMTTDSPTPPATLERYVKVDDPQKVRVTLAVDGMRHRMIENPFINKLEAASPMGRLMIALKSAWQWKQQTGMSLGHMLGVFRQALKEDPGAVSQTVMSANQPVLLQRSMVEGHPDEGILPSGQVAAAIGKLESCEDVIHGIAAEAESCLAALYARLDSAPCTDPCKETAAAA; via the coding sequence ATGAGTCACTCCGCCATGAACCCCGATTTCTCCGCGCTGCTGCGCACGCCGCTCACCGAACGCCTCGGCTGCCGCTTTCCGGTCATCCAGACCGCGATGGGCTGGGTGGCGGACGCCAACCTGGTGATCGCCACCACCAAGGCCGGCGGCTTCGGCTTCCTGGCCGGTGCCACCATCGATGCCGACAAGATCGAAGGCGAGATCCAGAAGGTCATCGCCGCCACCGGCGGCAGCAACTTCGGCCTCAACTTCCACATGTTCCAGGAGAACGCCGGGCAGTGCGTGGATCTGGCGATCCAGTACAAGCTGCGCGCCGTGAGCTACGGGCGCGGCCCGGACAAGAAGACCATCGCGCGCTTCAAGGAAGCCGGCGTGCTGTGCATCCCCACCGTGGGCGCCTTGAAGCACGCGATCAAGGCGGTCGAGCTGGGTGCCGACATGATCACCATCCAGGGCGGCGAGGGCGGCGGCCACACCGGCGGCGTGCCCACCACCATCCTGCTGCCGCAGGTGCTGGCGGCGGTGAAGGTGCCGGTGATCGCCGCCGGCGGCTACTCCACCGGGCGCGGCCTGGCCGCGGCGCTGGCTGCCGGTGCCGCCGGCATCGCCATGGGCACGCGCTTCCTGATGACCACCGATTCGCCCACGCCGCCGGCCACGCTCGAGCGCTACGTCAAGGTCGACGACCCACAGAAGGTGCGGGTGACGCTCGCGGTCGATGGCATGCGCCACCGCATGATCGAGAACCCCTTCATCAACAAGCTCGAGGCCGCCAGTCCGATGGGCCGGCTGATGATCGCGCTGAAGAGCGCCTGGCAGTGGAAGCAGCAGACCGGCATGAGCCTGGGCCACATGCTCGGCGTGTTCCGCCAGGCGCTGAAGGAAGACCCGGGCGCGGTGTCGCAGACCGTGATGTCGGCCAACCAGCCGGTGCTGCTGCAGCGTTCTATGGTCGAGGGTCATCCTGACGAGGGCATCCTGCCCAGCGGCCAGGTGGCGGCGGCGATCGGCAAGCTCGAGAGCTGCGAGGACGTCATCCACGGCATCGCCGCCGAAGCCGAGTCCTGCCTCGCCGCCTTGTACGCCCGCCTGGACAGCGCGCCCTGCACCGACCCCTGCAAAGAGACCGCGGCTGCTGCCTGA
- a CDS encoding ketoacid CoA transferase produces the protein MSNNTDFTLAELMIVAASEAWRGDGEVLASGIGVIPRLGASLAKLTYAPELLMTDSECFLVEEPIPLGPRGDFVPKYSGYMSFERVFECVWGGRRHAMIGPTQIDRFGQTNLSVVGDYKKPKAAILGVRGLPGNSINHINSFFVPNHSKRVFVEGEVDMVSGVGFNPARWEPGMKQDFMDIRRIVTDLCVLDFEGPEHAIRVRSLHPGVSFDEVQEKTGFPLLQAPELGETPHPTAAQLEIIRRLDPHDLRGAQIKGNPPGIRATA, from the coding sequence ATGAGCAACAACACTGATTTCACCCTGGCCGAGCTGATGATCGTCGCGGCTTCGGAAGCCTGGCGCGGCGACGGCGAGGTGCTGGCCTCGGGCATCGGCGTGATCCCGCGCCTGGGCGCCAGCCTGGCCAAGCTCACTTACGCCCCCGAGCTGCTGATGACCGACAGCGAGTGCTTTCTGGTCGAGGAGCCGATCCCGCTCGGCCCGCGCGGGGACTTCGTGCCGAAGTATTCGGGCTACATGTCCTTCGAGCGCGTGTTCGAGTGCGTGTGGGGCGGTCGCCGCCACGCCATGATCGGCCCGACCCAGATCGATCGCTTCGGTCAGACCAACCTGTCCGTGGTGGGCGACTACAAGAAGCCCAAGGCCGCCATCCTCGGCGTGCGTGGCCTGCCCGGCAACAGCATCAACCACATCAACTCCTTCTTCGTGCCCAACCACAGCAAGCGCGTGTTCGTCGAAGGCGAGGTGGACATGGTGTCGGGCGTCGGCTTCAACCCGGCGCGCTGGGAACCCGGCATGAAGCAGGACTTCATGGACATCCGCCGCATCGTCACCGACCTCTGCGTGCTCGACTTCGAAGGTCCGGAGCACGCCATCCGCGTGCGCTCGCTGCACCCGGGCGTCAGCTTCGACGAGGTGCAGGAGAAGACCGGCTTCCCGCTGCTGCAGGCGCCGGAGCTGGGCGAAACCCCGCATCCGACGGCGGCGCAGCTGGAGATCATCCGCCGCCTCGATCCGCACGACCTGCGTGGCGCGCAGATCAAGGGCAACCCGCCGGGCATCCGCGCCACCGCCTGA
- a CDS encoding enoyl-CoA hydratase gives MSAPDQNFVSRADNAVYETDTPVKYAVADGIATVTMSRTEFNNAQNSQMTYALDAAFRRAVDDDAVKVIVLRGDGKHFSAGHDIGTPGRDINKPFDRVNLWWDHTNKPGGEYLYVREQEVYLNMCRRWRELPKPTIAMVQGACVAGGLMLAWVCDLIVASDDAFFQDPVVRMGIPGVEYFAHPYELNPRIAKEFLMTGDRMGAERAYQMGMVNRVVARDQLEAETYALAARIAKQPRMGLALTKQAVNHVEDLQGKRTAMDAVFAWHHFAHTHNELLSGDKLGGYDAKAMASANKQAAGEHKA, from the coding sequence ATGAGCGCCCCAGACCAGAACTTCGTGAGCCGCGCGGACAACGCGGTGTACGAGACCGACACGCCGGTGAAGTACGCCGTGGCCGACGGCATCGCCACGGTGACGATGAGCCGTACCGAGTTCAACAACGCGCAGAACTCGCAGATGACCTATGCGCTGGACGCCGCCTTCCGCCGTGCGGTGGATGACGACGCGGTCAAGGTCATCGTGCTGCGCGGCGACGGCAAGCATTTTTCCGCCGGCCATGACATCGGTACGCCGGGGCGAGACATCAACAAGCCCTTCGATCGTGTGAACCTGTGGTGGGACCACACCAACAAGCCCGGCGGTGAGTACCTCTACGTGCGCGAGCAGGAGGTGTACCTCAACATGTGCCGGCGCTGGCGGGAGCTGCCCAAGCCCACCATCGCCATGGTGCAGGGCGCCTGCGTGGCGGGCGGGCTGATGCTGGCCTGGGTGTGCGACCTCATCGTCGCCAGCGACGACGCCTTCTTCCAGGACCCGGTCGTGCGCATGGGCATCCCGGGGGTGGAGTATTTCGCCCATCCCTACGAGCTCAACCCGCGCATCGCCAAGGAATTCCTGATGACCGGCGATCGCATGGGCGCCGAGCGCGCGTACCAGATGGGCATGGTCAACCGCGTCGTGGCCCGCGACCAGCTCGAGGCCGAGACCTACGCACTCGCTGCCCGCATCGCCAAGCAGCCGCGCATGGGCCTGGCGCTGACCAAGCAGGCGGTCAATCACGTCGAGGATCTGCAGGGCAAGCGCACCGCGATGGACGCGGTGTTCGCCTGGCACCACTTCGCCCACACCCACAACGAACTGCTGTCGGGCGACAAGCTCGGCGGCTACGACGCCAAGGCCATGGCGAGCGCCAACAAGCAGGCCGCCGGCGAGCACAAGGCATGA
- a CDS encoding VOC family protein, with the protein MIDIRGLAYFVAQIDDLAEWKHYAEDVLGMMTSAAPGGGLYIKMDERPFRILVVRGAERRYVASGWELPGEGAFKAALAELDAKGVGYELADAATVAQRGMQAVAVVSDPSGNRHELCWGHLSDCQPFVSPQGVPSFLTGDMGLGHTVMPAPNFDATAAFFRDVLGFGLSDIFNFRPDPSAPPVRIHFLHCNNARHHSLAIAEYPVPSGCVHVMVEVDSMTEVGRAHDRRIAHKVPLSATLGQHLNDRMISFYMKTPSGFDLEYGYGGLQCDWERHNAFEFTRVSIWGHDFGVGQKEQAA; encoded by the coding sequence ATGATCGACATCCGCGGTTTGGCCTACTTCGTGGCCCAGATCGACGACCTCGCCGAGTGGAAGCATTACGCCGAGGACGTGCTCGGCATGATGACCTCGGCTGCGCCTGGCGGCGGTCTCTACATCAAGATGGACGAGCGTCCCTTCCGCATCCTGGTGGTGCGGGGCGCCGAGCGCCGCTACGTGGCTTCGGGCTGGGAGCTTCCGGGCGAGGGCGCCTTCAAGGCGGCGCTGGCCGAGCTCGACGCCAAGGGTGTGGGCTACGAACTGGCCGATGCCGCCACCGTCGCCCAGCGCGGCATGCAGGCCGTCGCGGTGGTGAGCGACCCCTCGGGCAATCGCCACGAGCTGTGCTGGGGTCATCTGTCCGACTGCCAGCCCTTCGTCTCGCCGCAGGGCGTGCCGAGCTTCCTCACCGGTGACATGGGCCTGGGCCACACCGTGATGCCGGCGCCCAACTTCGACGCCACTGCGGCCTTCTTCCGCGACGTGCTCGGTTTCGGTCTGTCGGACATCTTCAACTTCCGCCCCGACCCGTCGGCGCCGCCGGTGCGCATCCATTTCCTGCACTGCAACAACGCCCGCCATCACAGCCTGGCAATCGCCGAGTACCCGGTGCCGAGCGGTTGCGTGCACGTGATGGTCGAGGTCGATTCGATGACCGAGGTCGGCCGCGCCCACGACCGCCGCATCGCGCACAAGGTGCCGCTGTCGGCCACCCTGGGCCAGCACCTCAACGACCGCATGATCTCCTTCTACATGAAGACGCCCTCGGGCTTCGATCTCGAGTACGGCTACGGCGGGCTGCAGTGCGACTGGGAGCGCCACAATGCCTTCGAGTTCACCCGCGTCAGCATCTGGGGCCACGACTTCGGCGTGGGTCAGAAGGAACAGGCCGCCTGA